CAGCGCTGGGTATTGTCGGGCTGGTCCGCGCCAAGCGGGATGCACAGCAGCGGAATCCCGTGGGACAGCGCCGTCATCACGGTGTTCACCCCGCCGTGGGAAATAATCAGAGCCGGCCGGGTTTTCAGCTCGGTTTGCAGGGCGGTCTGCGGAATATAGGCCTCAACGCGCACATTTGGCGGAACCGCCGAGAAAAGCTCGGGCGGACACCCCGGACCGGTGACCACCAGCCCCAGGACATCGAGCTGACCGAGGGCGCGGATGATTTTGCGGAAGACGCCAAGCCGCGTATTAAAAACGGTTCCCAGAGTGACATACACGAGCGGCTTGTTGGCCGGCAGCTGCCCAAACCAGTCCGGCGCCTGCCAGTCAACCGGCCGGTCCCAGACCGTTGGGCCAACATAATGCACCTGCGGCGACAGGTCGGGCCGGTTGTAGTCATATTCCCGGCTACAGGTGTGGATGAGCAGGAAGGGCGCCAGGACGTGCGGAGACAGCGGGTCGGCATGAGGAGGGAGACCGAGCTGCCGGCGATAGCGACTCAGGGCACGGCGCCACGGCGCCATCAGTGCCGTGGCGATGCGAATCGCGCCCCTGAGTCCGATCCGATAGGGCAGACGCAAGGCCGGGGGGAGGGTCTCGACGCGCGGAAAGCCGGCCGGCGGGGCGTGCAGACTCGGCGTCATGAAGTGGGTCATGGGGCTCAGCACGGCCCACGGCAGGGCCTGCTGCTCGCAAAAAAGCTGAGCGGCAAAGGTCAGCGGCCCGGCCACAACAACGCTGGGTTGGAAGTCCTGGGCAATCCGCCGCAGTTCTGGGATACGGCTGGGGACTGAGGCCATGAAGATGCGCAAAAAGTCGTAGCTCACGCGCAGATAATGCAGGCGCAGATACCGAATGAGCGGAAAAAACTCTTCCAGACGTTCTTCGGAGTAGTGTGGACCGAGGGGATAGAAGGGCAGGCCCTCGCGCTCGATACGCTCCTGATACAGCCGGCTGGTCGCCAGGGCAACGGCGTGGCCCCCGGCCTGGAGGGTGCGCATCACCGGCAGCAGGGGATGGACGTGGCCCATGCCCGGCTCGGTGACAAACAGGACACGCTGGCGTGACGCGGCAGATTGGGAGTGCAGGGACGCCATGGCTGCTTCATCCCTATCACGCCGGTCGCGGCGCTACACCTATGCGCGATGAGCCTGGAGACGTTCTCTCCGAGTTGACAAACGAGACGAGAGCGCCTTAAACGGAGGACAGGAGCACACCGGACATGACCGAGTATGAAATTGCTGCCCTGAACTTGGCCTACTGGCAGATGATCGCCGTCTTTCTGCAAGCCAGTCTTGGCTTTGTCATTGGCGTGG
This Desulfurellaceae bacterium DNA region includes the following protein-coding sequences:
- a CDS encoding glycosyltransferase family 1 protein; translated protein: MASLHSQSAASRQRVLFVTEPGMGHVHPLLPVMRTLQAGGHAVALATSRLYQERIEREGLPFYPLGPHYSEERLEEFFPLIRYLRLHYLRVSYDFLRIFMASVPSRIPELRRIAQDFQPSVVVAGPLTFAAQLFCEQQALPWAVLSPMTHFMTPSLHAPPAGFPRVETLPPALRLPYRIGLRGAIRIATALMAPWRRALSRYRRQLGLPPHADPLSPHVLAPFLLIHTCSREYDYNRPDLSPQVHYVGPTVWDRPVDWQAPDWFGQLPANKPLVYVTLGTVFNTRLGVFRKIIRALGQLDVLGLVVTGPGCPPELFSAVPPNVRVEAYIPQTALQTELKTRPALIISHGGVNTVMTALSHGIPLLCIPLGADQPDNTQRCVDAGAGLRLDRRLLTTARLTRAIRTLLSQDSFTLQARKMQHTLRRHNGPEEAAALIVRLAETRAPVYRALTSQPA